Proteins from a single region of Starkeya sp. ORNL1:
- a CDS encoding ABC transporter substrate-binding protein, translating into MRRTIAVAALAASLAFSGAARADITVYSAGPANLIEALASGFTKSTGIKANVFQGTTGQVMGRIEAEASNPVVDVLISASWDTATDFDKRGWLVAYESPNAKTVPDAYKTRTAVAQGISALAIAWNPKSGTPKPAEWTDLAKADYKDLVVLPDPTQSGASFELVAAEQARNGWKLFEDLKANGAVIGGANAAALNPVLQGAKAAVFGGVDYLAFAAAKKGESLEVIFPASGTIVAPRPMMILNWSKQQDDARKFIDYVLSDEGQAAVAKVFLIPARTDIAAGRPLIKDIKVITIDAAAVYPKRDETLARFAKTFGH; encoded by the coding sequence ATGCGCAGGACCATTGCCGTCGCGGCACTCGCCGCGAGCCTTGCCTTTAGCGGCGCCGCCCGCGCCGACATCACGGTTTATTCGGCCGGCCCGGCCAATCTGATCGAGGCGTTGGCCAGCGGCTTCACCAAGTCGACCGGCATCAAGGCCAATGTCTTCCAGGGCACCACCGGCCAGGTGATGGGCCGCATCGAGGCCGAAGCGTCGAACCCGGTGGTCGACGTGCTGATCTCCGCCTCGTGGGATACCGCGACCGATTTCGACAAGCGCGGCTGGCTGGTCGCCTATGAGAGCCCGAACGCCAAGACCGTGCCGGACGCCTACAAGACCAGGACCGCTGTGGCACAGGGCATCTCGGCGCTCGCCATCGCCTGGAACCCGAAGAGCGGCACGCCGAAGCCGGCGGAATGGACCGACCTCGCCAAGGCCGACTACAAGGACCTGGTGGTGCTGCCGGACCCGACGCAGTCCGGCGCCTCCTTCGAACTGGTCGCCGCCGAGCAGGCGCGCAATGGCTGGAAGCTGTTCGAGGATCTGAAGGCGAATGGCGCGGTGATCGGCGGCGCCAATGCCGCCGCGCTCAACCCGGTGCTGCAGGGCGCCAAGGCCGCGGTGTTCGGCGGCGTCGACTATCTGGCCTTCGCCGCCGCCAAGAAGGGCGAGTCGCTGGAAGTTATCTTCCCGGCTTCCGGCACCATCGTCGCGCCGCGCCCGATGATGATCCTCAACTGGTCGAAGCAGCAGGACGACGCCAGGAAGTTCATCGACTATGTGCTGTCCGATGAGGGCCAGGCTGCCGTGGCCAAGGTGTTCCTGATCCCGGCGCGCACCGACATCGCCGCCGGCCGCCCGCTGATCAAGGACATCAAGGTCATCACCATCGACGCCGCCGCGGTCTATCCGAAGCGCGACGAGACGCTGGCCCGGTTCGCCAAGACCTTCGGCCACTGA
- a CDS encoding ABC transporter ATP-binding protein — MPSPSAREGAPAVEIAGLSQSYGTATILDGIDLVLPAGHVLALLGPSGCGKTTLLRLAAGLAAPTKGTIHLAGAPVADAAKGLFVPPERRGLGMVFQDYALWPHLSVGANVSFPLEMRKVPRSERETRVRTALERVGLGGFEARAISSLSGGQQQRVAIARAIVAEPSLVLFDEPLSNLDRELREELASELAALLRRLKLTAIYVTHDQSEAFALADTVAVMRGGRIVQRAAPEEIVERPADPAVSDQLNLGPTVEVERRTEGWWLTAIGQRLTDAGQGPREAGRASVLLARNALHVANGADAVLTGVVIGSQFRGDHHLLTVQLGAGDTPAPTVVRLANRERGTIGARIGLSVDATRLCWFADTAATGLPLSSKETIHV; from the coding sequence ATGCCATCCCCTTCAGCTCGCGAAGGCGCGCCCGCGGTCGAGATCGCCGGCCTTTCCCAGAGCTACGGTACGGCGACCATTCTCGACGGCATCGATCTTGTGCTGCCGGCCGGCCACGTGCTGGCGCTGCTCGGTCCCTCCGGCTGTGGCAAGACCACGCTGTTACGGCTGGCCGCCGGCCTCGCGGCGCCGACCAAGGGCACCATTCACCTCGCCGGCGCGCCGGTCGCCGACGCGGCGAAGGGATTGTTCGTGCCACCCGAGCGGCGCGGGCTCGGCATGGTGTTCCAGGATTACGCGCTGTGGCCGCATCTCAGCGTCGGCGCCAACGTCTCCTTCCCGCTCGAAATGCGGAAGGTGCCGCGCAGCGAGCGCGAGACGCGGGTGCGCACCGCGCTGGAGCGCGTCGGGCTCGGCGGCTTCGAGGCGCGGGCCATTTCGAGCCTTTCCGGCGGCCAGCAGCAGCGCGTCGCCATCGCGCGCGCCATCGTCGCCGAGCCGAGCCTGGTGCTGTTCGACGAGCCGCTGTCGAACCTCGACCGCGAATTGCGCGAGGAACTGGCGAGCGAACTCGCCGCGCTGCTGCGCCGGCTGAAGCTCACCGCGATCTATGTCACTCACGACCAGAGCGAAGCCTTCGCCTTGGCGGACACTGTCGCCGTCATGCGTGGCGGGCGCATCGTGCAGCGCGCCGCGCCTGAGGAGATCGTCGAGCGCCCCGCCGATCCCGCGGTGTCTGACCAGCTCAATCTCGGTCCGACGGTGGAGGTCGAGCGCCGCACCGAGGGCTGGTGGCTGACCGCGATCGGCCAGCGGCTCACGGATGCCGGGCAGGGGCCGCGCGAGGCTGGCCGGGCCAGCGTGCTGCTCGCCCGCAACGCCCTGCATGTAGCGAACGGCGCGGATGCGGTTTTGACCGGAGTTGTCATCGGCTCGCAGTTCCGCGGTGACCATCATCTGCTCACCGTCCAGCTCGGCGCGGGCGATACCCCGGCGCCGACCGTGGTCAGGCTCGCCAATCGGGAGCGCGGCACGATCGGCGCGCGCATCGGACTTTCCGTCGACGCCACGCGGCTGTGCTGGTTTGCCGACACCGCCGCGACGGGCCTTCCGCTTTCATCCAAGGAGACCATCCATGTCTAG
- a CDS encoding MBL fold metallo-hydrolase translates to MRVEAISGFGVKGPAAFLVEIDGRRLLLDCGEGPDNKRRPDLSGIGTLDAVLVSHGHLDHIAALDLVPPEVPVFMTALVHDLAGDTLTRPTSALPLRGMADILGLRVTTGRNGHAPGGVWLHIADAAANESLLYTGDVSRESALYPFDMPPPATLAIVDASYGDYDEPLDIGAAKLVAMAGEGPLLLPAPADGRGLEMAVVLARSGAHVRLCPAHRHIAEAVIAAEDEVLTAHGRAALAGMLSNAGPLDAGAAPEGVMIVAKPALGSGLGRELAVKWRDEPSVRIAFTGHVGSGTLAAELVGEGRASFVRWNVHPPLSDLKAVIAAIAAVEVLPAFLDRTKLPALYAALPQARFATSGVMASVPESAPR, encoded by the coding sequence ATGAGGGTCGAGGCGATCTCCGGGTTCGGGGTCAAGGGACCGGCGGCATTCCTGGTCGAGATCGACGGGCGACGCCTGCTGCTGGACTGCGGCGAGGGCCCGGACAACAAGCGGCGGCCGGACCTCAGCGGGATCGGCACGCTCGACGCCGTGCTCGTCTCCCATGGCCATCTCGACCATATCGCCGCGCTTGATCTCGTCCCGCCCGAAGTGCCGGTGTTCATGACGGCGCTGGTCCATGATCTGGCAGGCGACACGCTGACACGCCCGACGTCGGCGCTGCCGCTGCGCGGCATGGCGGACATCCTCGGCCTTCGGGTGACGACGGGGCGCAACGGGCACGCGCCGGGCGGGGTGTGGCTGCATATTGCCGATGCCGCTGCCAATGAGAGCCTGCTCTATACTGGCGACGTCAGCCGGGAGTCCGCGCTCTACCCGTTCGACATGCCGCCGCCGGCGACGTTGGCGATCGTCGACGCCTCCTATGGCGACTATGACGAGCCGCTCGATATCGGTGCGGCAAAGCTCGTCGCCATGGCAGGCGAGGGGCCGTTGTTGCTGCCGGCGCCGGCCGATGGGCGCGGGCTGGAGATGGCGGTGGTGCTGGCCCGCTCCGGCGCACATGTACGGCTCTGCCCGGCGCATCGGCACATCGCGGAAGCCGTGATTGCTGCCGAGGACGAGGTGCTGACGGCCCACGGCCGCGCCGCGCTCGCCGGCATGCTGTCGAATGCCGGTCCGCTCGACGCCGGAGCGGCGCCGGAAGGCGTGATGATCGTCGCCAAGCCGGCCCTCGGCAGCGGTCTCGGCCGCGAGCTCGCCGTGAAATGGCGCGACGAGCCTAGCGTGCGCATCGCCTTCACCGGCCATGTCGGCAGCGGCACCCTCGCGGCGGAACTGGTCGGCGAGGGCCGCGCCTCTTTCGTGCGCTGGAACGTGCACCCACCACTGTCGGACCTCAAAGCCGTCATCGCTGCCATTGCCGCGGTGGAGGTGCTGCCGGCCTTCCTCGACCGCACCAAGCTGCCCGCGCTTTACGCCGCGCTGCCGCAGGCGCGCTTCGCGACGTCGGGCGTGATGGCGAGTGTGCCCGAAAGTGCCCCAAGGTAA
- a CDS encoding ABC transporter ATP-binding protein: MLKQFFAYYAPYKGLFLLDFSCAVISGLLELGFPMAVKLFIDELLPEQNWSLIAAAAAALLVIYVLNAGLMAIVTYWGHMLGINIETEMRRRSFDHLQKLSFSFYDNHKTGHLVARITKNLEEVGEVAHHGPEDAFIAVMTFLGAFALMLTVNVPLALITFAVVPVTAWFTSHYGGRMTHNFRALFARVGDFNARLEENVGGMRVVQAFGNEDHERALFAHDNARYRETKLAAYRIMAANASLSYLGMRLTQMVVMVAGTWFVIRGDLSNGGFIGFLLLVGVFFRPIEKINAIIEIYPKGIAGFRSYLDLLATKADIADRPQATEMTGLRDAIRYEQVSFGYGGAASLVLRGLDLTIRAGETVAFVGPSGAGKTTICSLLPRFYEPSAGRISIDGVDIRDLTLASLRAHIGIVQQDVFLFAGTLRDNIAYGRLDATEAEIAEAVHRARLDVMVAGLPAGLDTIVGERGVKLSGGQKQRVAIARIFLKDPPILILDEATSALDTETEREIQQSLAALSEGRTTLVIAHRLATIRNADRIVVVTDGGIAEQGRHGDLIAGPGIYRRLHDTQFAGADEMATERT; encoded by the coding sequence ATCCTGAAGCAGTTCTTCGCCTATTACGCCCCCTATAAGGGCCTGTTCCTGCTCGACTTCTCCTGCGCGGTGATCTCGGGTCTGCTGGAACTCGGCTTCCCCATGGCGGTGAAGCTGTTCATCGACGAACTGCTGCCCGAGCAGAATTGGAGCCTGATCGCCGCGGCGGCTGCTGCGCTGCTGGTGATCTATGTGCTGAATGCCGGGCTGATGGCGATCGTCACCTATTGGGGGCACATGCTCGGCATCAATATCGAGACCGAGATGCGCCGCCGCAGCTTCGACCATCTGCAGAAGCTGTCCTTCAGTTTCTACGACAACCACAAGACCGGGCATCTCGTCGCCCGCATCACCAAGAATCTGGAGGAGGTGGGCGAGGTCGCCCATCACGGTCCGGAAGACGCCTTCATCGCGGTGATGACCTTCCTCGGCGCCTTCGCCCTGATGTTGACGGTGAACGTGCCGCTGGCGCTCATCACCTTCGCCGTGGTGCCGGTCACCGCCTGGTTCACCAGCCACTATGGCGGACGGATGACGCACAATTTCCGCGCGCTGTTCGCCCGCGTGGGCGACTTCAATGCGCGGCTGGAGGAGAATGTCGGGGGCATGCGCGTGGTGCAGGCGTTCGGCAATGAGGACCATGAGCGCGCGCTGTTCGCCCACGACAATGCGCGCTACCGCGAGACCAAGCTCGCCGCCTATCGCATCATGGCCGCCAATGCCTCGCTGTCCTATCTCGGCATGCGGCTCACGCAGATGGTGGTGATGGTTGCCGGCACTTGGTTCGTCATCCGCGGCGACCTGTCGAATGGCGGCTTCATCGGCTTCCTGCTGCTGGTCGGCGTGTTCTTCCGGCCGATCGAGAAGATCAACGCCATCATCGAGATCTATCCCAAGGGCATTGCCGGCTTCCGCTCCTATCTCGACCTCTTGGCGACCAAGGCCGATATCGCCGACCGCCCGCAGGCGACCGAGATGACCGGGCTGCGCGACGCGATCCGCTACGAGCAGGTGAGCTTCGGCTATGGCGGCGCCGCCTCGCTCGTGCTGCGCGGGCTCGACCTCACCATCCGCGCCGGCGAGACGGTGGCGTTCGTCGGCCCGTCAGGCGCCGGCAAGACCACCATCTGTTCGCTGCTGCCGCGCTTCTACGAGCCGAGCGCCGGGCGCATCAGCATTGACGGCGTGGACATCCGCGACCTGACGCTGGCCTCGCTGCGCGCCCATATCGGCATCGTGCAGCAGGACGTGTTCCTGTTCGCCGGCACGCTGCGCGACAACATCGCCTATGGCCGGCTCGACGCCACCGAGGCCGAGATCGCGGAGGCGGTGCACCGCGCCCGGCTCGACGTCATGGTGGCCGGCCTGCCGGCCGGGCTCGACACCATTGTCGGCGAGCGCGGCGTGAAGCTTTCCGGCGGGCAGAAGCAGCGCGTCGCCATCGCCCGCATCTTCCTCAAGGACCCGCCGATCCTGATACTCGACGAGGCGACCTCGGCGCTCGACACCGAGACCGAACGCGAGATCCAGCAGTCGCTCGCCGCGCTGTCGGAAGGGCGTACCACGCTGGTGATCGCCCACCGCCTCGCCACCATCCGCAATGCCGACCGCATCGTGGTGGTGACCGATGGCGGCATCGCCGAACAGGGTCGCCACGGCGACCTGATCGCCGGCCCCGGCATCTATCGCCGCCTTCACGACACCCAGTTCGCCGGGGCGGACGAAATGGCCACGGAGCGGACATGA
- a CDS encoding AraC family transcriptional regulator yields MMHAPYQPAWFESSHFPAAQRVDAFRSAFAGMMAGIEIEVAEGALFKGRIVHCALPGALLASCFSVAARFRHAEHAESEPAGEVLLLRPVGGAMPVRQGGRELVISAGDAALLTLDEPFEYDSTKPVRVDHLRISAPAVARGAHRDGLLLRPASANDNRLLLLAHYAGALMQGMIPLESERHARLAGNHIRDLAGVLFGLDGAHERAPNPAARLATLKDHIGRELARRDLSVETIAEAHGITPRYVQKLFEAEATTFTAYVLEQRLEVARAMLERRGEGALRSVSAIAYEAGFGDLSYFNRSFRRRFGLPPSQFRKQCQGGA; encoded by the coding sequence ATGATGCATGCGCCTTACCAGCCGGCCTGGTTCGAAAGCTCTCATTTCCCGGCTGCGCAACGGGTCGACGCCTTCCGCAGCGCCTTTGCCGGGATGATGGCGGGCATCGAGATCGAGGTGGCGGAAGGCGCGCTGTTCAAGGGCCGGATCGTGCATTGCGCGCTGCCCGGTGCGCTGCTTGCCAGTTGCTTCAGCGTCGCTGCGCGATTCCGGCACGCCGAGCACGCGGAGAGCGAACCGGCAGGGGAGGTGCTGCTGCTGCGCCCGGTCGGCGGTGCCATGCCGGTTCGCCAGGGTGGACGCGAACTGGTGATCTCGGCCGGCGACGCTGCCTTGCTCACGCTGGATGAGCCTTTCGAATATGACTCCACCAAGCCGGTACGGGTCGACCATCTGCGCATCTCCGCGCCGGCCGTCGCCCGCGGCGCGCATCGCGACGGGCTGCTGCTGCGGCCGGCATCCGCGAACGACAACCGGCTGCTGCTGCTCGCGCACTACGCCGGCGCGCTGATGCAGGGCATGATCCCGCTGGAGAGCGAGCGCCATGCCCGGCTCGCCGGCAACCACATACGCGACCTCGCCGGCGTGCTGTTCGGGCTGGACGGCGCGCACGAGCGCGCACCGAACCCTGCCGCCCGCCTCGCCACGCTGAAGGATCATATCGGCCGCGAACTCGCTCGCCGCGATCTCTCGGTGGAGACCATCGCCGAGGCGCACGGCATCACGCCGCGCTATGTGCAGAAGCTGTTCGAGGCGGAGGCCACCACCTTCACCGCCTATGTGCTGGAGCAGCGGCTGGAAGTGGCGCGGGCCATGCTGGAGCGGCGCGGCGAGGGCGCGTTGCGCTCGGTCAGCGCCATCGCCTATGAGGCCGGATTCGGCGACCTCTCTTACTTCAACCGCAGCTTCCGCCGCCGCTTCGGCCTGCCGCCCTCGCAGTTCCGCAAGCAATGCCAGGGCGGTGCTTGA